AAGGTGCGGTGCAGGCTCGGACCGGATCGACCTCCCGAAGATGCCTCCGTTTTGTTCCCATATGCCATCCTCCCGGAAGGACGCTCTGTGGCGCAAAGGGGTAGCGCTGAAACAAAAGAGGGTTGTTACCTCCCCCGACTGGCGCAAGGCTCTGGCCTGTTTTTCAAGCCGCTGCCGCCTGCGCCAGTGCCCTGCCCGCCAGGACGCCGCGCGCGGCGCGTCCGCCGTTACCAAAACCGGAGTGCCACAGGGGTCCGCCAGAGGGGGCAAAGGCTGCAGCACGGCCTCCGCGCCTGCGGCAAACCCGGCCTGCAAACGCGCCATCAGTCGGCCAACTGCCGCAGGGTCCAACGTTCCGGCCACCATGTGGTGCAAAAGCCTGCGTCGCTGGGCATGGGCAAACTCCGCCATGGCAGCCTCCCGCTGCGACTGATGCAAGTGTCGGCGCAGCAGGACCGCCTGACTGCGGCCGATCTCGAACAGGTCGCGAGGAGTGCGATCCGCGCGCCGGGCGGCATTCTCGCTGAACCCGTGGTGCACGAGGGCGAGCGGCGCAAAGGCCGTCGCGTGGCCGGCGGCTGCCATCCGCAGGTTCAGGTCGGTCTCGTCGTTGAAATATCGGTAGGCGGGATCAAACCCGCCCATGGCGCGCAGGGTGGCGGCGCGGAAAGCGCAGTTCGTGCCTTGAGTCTTGGCGGCATAGCCTTGAGGCGGCAACGCCACGAAGGGCGCATCACCGGAGGGCGGCGTCAGGGCGATCTCGCTCCCGTCCGGTGCCACAGCCCGCGCGCGCCACTGGTGGCTGATCCCGTTGCGCCCCAGCACAAAACCCCCGACGGCCTCCGCCCCCGGCAAAGCAAAACCGGCCAGCAGATGGGTGATCCACTTGGGCTCTGCAGCGGCGTCATCGTCGATGAAGGCCACCACCGCCCCGTGCGCCGCTGCGACCCCAAGGTTGCG
The sequence above is drawn from the Pseudoruegeria sp. SHC-113 genome and encodes:
- a CDS encoding glycosyltransferase family 2 protein, with the protein product MAQGTLVSIVVASRGRPKGLYRCLLSLLQQYYRPLEIIVVADPAGCAHVADLASRSGVVLLPYDEANLSAARNLGVAAAHGAVVAFIDDDAAAEPKWITHLLAGFALPGAEAVGGFVLGRNGISHQWRARAVAPDGSEIALTPPSGDAPFVALPPQGYAAKTQGTNCAFRAATLRAMGGFDPAYRYFNDETDLNLRMAAAGHATAFAPLALVHHGFSENAARRADRTPRDLFEIGRSQAVLLRRHLHQSQREAAMAEFAHAQRRRLLHHMVAGTLDPAAVGRLMARLQAGFAAGAEAVLQPLPPLADPCGTPVLVTADAPRAASWRAGHWRRRQRLEKQARALRQSGEVTTLFCFSATPLRHRASFREDGIWEQNGGIFGRSIRSEPAPHLWRSMDRAKHEIRRLRQLRWPEPGGKEG